In the genome of Candidatus Hydrogenedentota bacterium, the window TCGCTGTGGCGTATTGCGCGCCCCAGGCGGCCTTCGAGCGCGGCGGCGACTTCCGGGCGGCTGGCGTGGTTGTCCATCCGCGCCGGGGGCTCGTCGGAGTCGACAACGACCGTGCCGTCGGGCTCGATAATCGTGATTCGCGCATCGCTGTCGAGGCCCAGGGCTTCGGAGCGTTCCTGAAGTAGCGCGGGGCTGTCGTGAAGTTCCGGGTGAGCCGCCAGGGCGCGGAGCATGCGGGCGCGTCCGGCGAGATCGGCTTCGGTCTGGCGCAGCAGCGCGTCTTCCACCTCACGGCTGGCGACGTACCAGACGAGGCCGAGCGTGAGGAGAACAACGGCCAGGAAGGGCGGAAAAATGTGCCAGATGAATCGGGTGCGCGCCATGAAAAGGGGATTGCTCTATTTGTGCACGCCGGGCGTGCGTTTTGGCCGGAATGGGATCGCCGGCCGGGCCGGGGTCAGGGCGACGCGAAGCGGTACCCGACGCCGCGAACGGTTTCGATGTGCTTCCCAGCCGTGCCCAGTTTTTTTCGCAGGCCGACGATCTGCACGTCCACGCTGCGCTCCGTGACGGCGTAGTCATCCCCGTGGACGGCATCGACGATCTGGTAGCGGGTGAACACCCAGCCGGGCCGGCGCGCGAGGTAGTGGAGCACTTGAAACTCCGTGCGGGTCAGGTTCACCACCTCCCCGTCGACCAGCACTTCGTGCCGGCCCGGGTGGATGGCGATGTTGTGAATCTGCACGCTCTCGTCGTCGCCGGGGATATCGAGGGACTGGCGCCGGAGCACGGCGCGCAGCCGTGCGAGCAGGACGCGCGGGCTGAAGGGCTTGGTGATGTAGTCGTCGGCGCCGAGTTCGAGCCCAGCGACGACGTCGGCTTCCTCGCCCTTTGCGGTGAGAATGATGACGGGAAGGGTCTTGTGGTCATTGCTTCCGCGTACGCGGCGGCAGACTTCGAGACCATCGATTTTTGGGAGCATGAGGTCGAGCAGGACCAGATCGGGGCTGGACTTCCGGATGATATCCAGGGCCGCCTCGCC includes:
- a CDS encoding response regulator transcription factor, whose protein sequence is MANETILIVEDEADILELLRYNLNREGYHVLEATTGEAALDIIRKSSPDLVLLDLMLPKIDGLEVCRRVRGSNDHKTLPVIILTAKGEEADVVAGLELGADDYITKPFSPRVLLARLRAVLRRQSLDIPGDDESVQIHNIAIHPGRHEVLVDGEVVNLTRTEFQVLHYLARRPGWVFTRYQIVDAVHGDDYAVTERSVDVQIVGLRKKLGTAGKHIETVRGVGYRFASP